A single region of the Duganella sp. BuS-21 genome encodes:
- a CDS encoding glycoside hydrolase family 43 protein yields the protein MFAAASVLACAAHAANPILPGLFTADPAAFVENGTVYLYVGHDQASATDKDYVMKEWRMYSSCDMKNWIDRGSPIQPSAFKWAIGKVDAWAADITKRDGKYYFYATVDHASIPGRAIGVAVSDKPEGPFVDARGSALITNNMTLEAPIAWDDIDPGIFQDDDGQVYLYWGNTVLKYAKLKSNMTELDGPIHTVGMDRFTEAPYMHKHNGTYYLSYSRDFPEETAYMTGPSPVGPWKFQGVIMAKNAKVKTIHQAIVEFNGKNYIFYHNAKLPGGAEFRRSVAVEEFAYNADGTIPFIKQTKEGPAANPGSACK from the coding sequence ATGTTCGCTGCGGCGAGCGTGTTGGCTTGCGCCGCGCACGCGGCCAACCCGATCTTGCCTGGCCTGTTTACCGCCGACCCTGCGGCCTTCGTTGAAAACGGCACCGTCTACCTGTACGTCGGTCACGACCAGGCCTCGGCCACCGACAAGGACTACGTCATGAAGGAATGGCGCATGTACAGCAGCTGCGACATGAAGAACTGGATCGACCGCGGTTCGCCGATCCAGCCGTCCGCCTTCAAATGGGCGATCGGCAAGGTGGACGCATGGGCCGCCGACATCACCAAGCGCGATGGTAAATACTACTTCTACGCCACCGTCGATCACGCCAGCATTCCTGGCCGCGCCATCGGCGTGGCCGTGTCGGACAAGCCGGAAGGCCCGTTCGTGGACGCGCGCGGCTCGGCGCTCATCACCAACAACATGACGCTGGAAGCGCCGATCGCCTGGGACGATATCGATCCCGGCATCTTCCAGGACGACGACGGCCAGGTCTATCTGTACTGGGGCAACACGGTGCTGAAGTATGCCAAGCTCAAATCCAATATGACCGAACTGGATGGCCCGATCCACACGGTGGGCATGGACCGCTTCACCGAAGCGCCGTACATGCACAAGCATAATGGCACCTACTACCTGTCGTACTCGCGCGATTTCCCCGAGGAGACCGCGTACATGACCGGTCCGAGCCCGGTCGGTCCGTGGAAATTCCAGGGCGTGATCATGGCGAAAAACGCCAAGGTGAAAACCATCCACCAGGCCATCGTGGAATTCAACGGTAAAAACTACATCTTCTACCACAACGCCAAACTGCCGGGCGGCGCCGAGTTCCGCCGTTCGGTGGCGGTGGAGGAGTTCGCGTACAACGCCGACGGCACCATCCCGTTCATCAAGCAGACCAAGGAAGGCCCTGCGGCCAATCCTGGTTCGGCTTGCAAGTGA
- the yjfF gene encoding sugar ABC transporter permease YjfF, which produces MRSFTSSPYFTSLITVFLLIVLLGAGGAAYPGFLSLQVLFNLLIDNAFLLVIAVGMSFVILSGGIDLSVGSVLALTTMICAWMLQTWHWPPVLVIAISLAIGTLFGAAMGAMIHYFKLQPFIVTLAGMFLARGLCYLISINSITIEDPLFVAMSQAQLSIADCFISPGALIAVGTLAVAIYVAHCTPFGRAIYAIGGNEQSALMMGLRVARTKVLIYAFSGFCAALAGVLFSFYMLSGYGLHAQGTELDAIAAVVIGGTLLSGGYGYVAGALTGVLVLGSIQTLIAFDGTLSSWWTKIVIGGLLFVFCVVQRVMTMRGNKK; this is translated from the coding sequence ATGCGCTCGTTCACATCATCGCCGTATTTCACTTCGCTGATTACAGTGTTCCTGCTGATCGTCCTGCTGGGCGCGGGCGGCGCGGCCTATCCGGGCTTCCTGTCGCTGCAGGTGCTGTTCAACCTCTTGATCGATAACGCCTTCTTGCTGGTGATTGCGGTCGGCATGAGCTTCGTCATCCTGTCCGGCGGCATCGATCTGTCGGTCGGCTCGGTGCTGGCCCTGACCACCATGATCTGCGCCTGGATGCTACAAACCTGGCATTGGCCGCCGGTGCTGGTGATCGCCATTTCACTGGCCATCGGCACGCTGTTCGGCGCCGCCATGGGTGCGATGATCCACTACTTCAAGCTGCAGCCCTTCATCGTTACGTTGGCCGGCATGTTCCTGGCGCGCGGCCTGTGCTACCTGATCAGCATTAACTCGATCACCATCGAAGATCCGCTCTTCGTCGCCATGTCGCAAGCGCAGTTGTCGATCGCCGATTGCTTTATTTCGCCGGGCGCACTGATCGCGGTGGGCACGCTGGCAGTTGCCATTTACGTTGCGCACTGCACGCCGTTCGGTCGCGCCATCTACGCCATCGGTGGCAACGAGCAATCGGCGCTGATGATGGGCCTGCGCGTGGCGCGCACCAAGGTGCTGATCTACGCCTTCTCCGGCTTCTGCGCGGCGCTCGCGGGTGTACTGTTCTCGTTCTATATGTTGTCCGGCTATGGCCTGCATGCACAGGGCACGGAGCTGGACGCCATCGCGGCGGTGGTCATCGGCGGCACGCTGCTGAGCGGTGGTTACGGTTATGTGGCGGGAGCGCTGACGGGCGTGCTGGTGCTGGGCTCCATCCAGACGCTGATCGCCTTCGACGGCACCCTCAGCTCTTGGTGGACCAAGATCGTGATCGGCGGTCTGCTGTTTGTATTCTGTGTCGTTCAGCGCGTGATGACAATGCGCGGCAATAAAAAATAA
- a CDS encoding ABC transporter permease, with protein MHKLLHHPLFRPLAALAILLLVDLFMIPGFFHLEIKDGHLYGSLIDIANRAAPLILAAIGMTLVIATRGIDISVGATVAISGTVAAMLIGGTMVMENGVPSYVANTPMWIALAVAMGAALLCGAWNGVLVAGLGLQPIVATLILMVAGRGLAQLFTDGQIVTVYYQPFFFLGSGYLFGLPFSLFIVAAVFIVTALLLRKTALGLFIQSVGINPVAARLAGLKTASLIFFVYVFCAACAGVAGLMITSNIKSADANNAGLLLELDAILAVTLGGTSLAGGKFSLAGSVIGALIIQTLTYTIYSIGLPPEVNMVVKSVVVFLVCVSQSSEFKTIWRRAFSASVKGNA; from the coding sequence ATGCATAAGCTGTTGCACCACCCCTTGTTCCGTCCACTGGCAGCGCTGGCGATCCTGCTGCTGGTCGACCTGTTCATGATTCCCGGCTTCTTTCACCTGGAGATAAAGGACGGCCACCTGTACGGCAGCCTGATCGACATCGCCAACCGCGCCGCACCGCTGATCCTGGCGGCCATCGGCATGACGCTGGTGATCGCCACGCGCGGCATCGACATCTCGGTCGGCGCCACTGTCGCCATCAGCGGCACCGTCGCTGCGATGCTCATCGGCGGCACCATGGTGATGGAAAACGGCGTGCCTTCCTACGTCGCCAACACGCCGATGTGGATCGCACTGGCCGTCGCCATGGGCGCCGCGCTGCTGTGCGGCGCATGGAACGGCGTGCTGGTGGCAGGCCTGGGCCTGCAGCCCATCGTCGCCACCCTGATCCTGATGGTCGCGGGACGCGGCCTGGCGCAGCTGTTCACCGACGGTCAGATCGTCACCGTCTACTACCAGCCGTTCTTCTTCCTCGGCAGCGGCTATTTGTTTGGCCTGCCGTTCTCGCTGTTCATCGTGGCCGCGGTGTTCATCGTCACCGCGCTGCTGCTGCGGAAGACGGCACTGGGCCTGTTCATCCAGTCGGTCGGCATCAACCCGGTGGCCGCGCGGCTGGCCGGCTTGAAGACCGCCTCGTTAATCTTCTTCGTCTACGTGTTCTGCGCGGCGTGCGCCGGCGTGGCCGGGCTGATGATCACCTCCAACATCAAGAGCGCGGACGCCAACAACGCCGGTCTGCTGCTGGAGCTGGACGCCATCCTGGCCGTCACGCTGGGCGGCACTTCGCTGGCCGGCGGCAAATTCAGCCTGGCCGGCAGCGTGATCGGTGCGCTGATCATTCAGACGCTGACCTACACCATCTATTCCATCGGCCTGCCGCCGGAAGTCAACATGGTCGTGAAATCCGTCGTGGTGTTCCTGGTCTGCGTGTCGCAGTCCTCGGAGTTCAAGACCATCTGGCGGCGCGCATTCTCGGCCAGCGTGAAAGGTAACGCATAA
- a CDS encoding sugar ABC transporter ATP-binding protein encodes MTNISSAPVPVLELRGISKAFTGVQALNGVSLKLYPGEVHTLMGQNGAGKSTLIKVLTGVYTPDLGQILLAGQAIQPQSTLEAQNLGISTVYQEVNLCPNLSVAENIFIGRYPRKLGRIDWAGMAKQATALLERMQVRIDVTKPLAHYPLAIQQMVAISRALLVSAKVLILDEPTSSLDEKEVDLLFSVLRGLREQGMAILFVTHFLDQTYAISDRITVMRNGEREGEYLAADLSRVELVNKMVGAPAATGAAANAGAPAAAIVPGGAGGRFKSFLRAVGLSRKGALLPMDLEIREGELLGLAGLLGSGRTEAARLLFGADKADSGTITIDGKERNLSTPRDAIAAGIGFCSEDRKHEGAILDLSVRENLILALQARSGIMRAIPLKRQQQLAEEYVKALGIKTASIETPIGSLSGGNQQKVLLARWLVTDPKLLILDEPTRGIDVRAKQEIMDYVSALCRKGMSILFISSELPEVLRVSDRIVVMRDRKAGGEYPRGALDETTVLHVIAAGDVHA; translated from the coding sequence ATGACGAATATCTCTTCTGCGCCCGTGCCGGTGCTGGAGCTGCGCGGCATCAGCAAGGCTTTCACCGGCGTGCAGGCCTTGAATGGCGTGTCGCTCAAGCTTTATCCAGGCGAAGTGCATACGCTGATGGGCCAGAACGGCGCCGGCAAGTCGACGCTGATCAAGGTGCTGACCGGTGTTTACACGCCGGACCTTGGTCAGATTCTGCTGGCCGGGCAGGCGATACAGCCGCAGTCCACGCTGGAGGCGCAGAACCTTGGCATCAGCACTGTTTATCAGGAAGTGAATCTCTGCCCGAATTTGTCGGTGGCGGAGAATATCTTTATTGGTCGCTATCCGCGCAAGCTGGGACGCATCGATTGGGCAGGCATGGCGAAGCAGGCGACCGCGCTGCTGGAGCGCATGCAGGTGCGGATCGATGTGACCAAGCCGCTGGCGCATTATCCTCTGGCGATTCAGCAGATGGTGGCCATTTCGCGCGCGCTGCTGGTGTCGGCCAAGGTGCTGATTCTCGATGAGCCGACTTCCTCGCTGGATGAGAAGGAAGTGGATTTGCTGTTCAGCGTTTTGCGTGGCCTGCGCGAGCAGGGCATGGCGATTCTGTTTGTAACGCACTTCCTGGATCAGACCTATGCGATTTCGGATCGTATTACCGTGATGCGCAATGGCGAGCGGGAAGGCGAGTACCTTGCCGCCGACCTGTCGCGCGTTGAGTTGGTCAACAAGATGGTCGGCGCACCAGCCGCCACCGGTGCCGCCGCCAACGCAGGCGCGCCGGCCGCCGCCATCGTGCCGGGTGGTGCGGGTGGGCGCTTCAAGTCGTTTCTGCGCGCCGTCGGCTTGAGCCGAAAGGGCGCGCTGTTGCCGATGGATCTGGAGATCCGCGAGGGCGAGCTGCTGGGCCTTGCCGGCCTGCTGGGCTCCGGCCGCACGGAGGCCGCACGCCTGCTGTTCGGCGCGGACAAAGCCGATAGCGGCACCATCACCATCGACGGCAAGGAACGCAACCTGTCGACGCCGCGCGACGCCATCGCCGCCGGCATCGGCTTCTGCTCCGAAGACCGCAAGCATGAAGGTGCCATCCTCGACCTGTCGGTGCGCGAAAACCTGATCCTCGCCCTACAAGCCCGCAGTGGCATCATGCGCGCCATCCCGCTCAAACGTCAGCAGCAACTGGCGGAAGAATACGTCAAAGCGCTCGGCATCAAGACCGCCAGCATCGAAACCCCTATCGGCTCGCTCTCCGGCGGCAACCAGCAGAAAGTCCTGCTGGCGCGCTGGCTGGTCACCGATCCCAAACTGCTGATCCTGGACGAACCAACGCGCGGCATCGACGTGCGCGCCAAGCAGGAAATCATGGACTACGTCTCGGCGCTGTGCCGCAAGGGCATGTCCATCCTGTTCATTTCGTCCGAACTGCCCGAAGTGCTGCGCGTGAGCGACCGCATCGTCGTCATGCGCGACCGTAAAGCCGGAGGCGAATACCCGCGCGGCGCGCTCGATGAAACCACCGTGCTGCACGTGATTGCCGCTGGAGATGTACATGCATAA
- a CDS encoding ABC transporter substrate-binding protein has product MPAFAAKPLVIGFSQVGAESEWRTANTVSIKDAAKKEGVTLKFADAQQKQENQVKAIRSFIAQRVDVIAFSPVVESGWDTVLREAKRANIPVILTDRAVNVSDPSLYVSFLGSDFVEEGRRAGRWLVERQKKTPDAVLNIVELQGTVGSAPALDRKKGFEEVIAGNAKLKVLRSQTGDFTRAKGKEVMEAFLKAEGKKINVLYAHNDDMAIGAIQAIEEAGLKPGKDILVISIDGVKGAFEAMIAGKLNVTVECNPLLGPQLMQIAKDVVAGKPVPKRVVTQEGVFPAEVAAKEFPNRKY; this is encoded by the coding sequence ATGCCCGCATTCGCCGCCAAACCGCTGGTGATCGGTTTTTCGCAGGTCGGCGCCGAAAGCGAATGGCGCACCGCGAACACCGTTTCGATCAAGGACGCCGCCAAGAAGGAGGGTGTCACCCTCAAATTCGCCGACGCGCAGCAGAAGCAGGAAAACCAGGTCAAGGCGATCCGCTCGTTCATCGCCCAGCGCGTGGACGTGATCGCGTTTTCGCCGGTGGTGGAATCGGGCTGGGATACCGTGCTGCGCGAAGCCAAGCGCGCCAATATTCCGGTGATCCTGACCGACCGCGCCGTCAATGTCAGCGATCCTTCGCTGTATGTGAGCTTCCTCGGTTCGGACTTCGTTGAAGAAGGCCGCCGCGCCGGCCGCTGGCTGGTGGAGCGTCAGAAGAAGACGCCTGATGCCGTTTTGAATATCGTTGAATTGCAAGGCACCGTCGGTTCGGCGCCTGCGCTGGACCGCAAGAAGGGCTTCGAGGAAGTCATCGCCGGCAATGCGAAGTTGAAGGTGCTGCGTTCGCAGACCGGCGACTTTACGCGCGCCAAGGGCAAGGAAGTGATGGAAGCGTTCCTGAAGGCCGAGGGCAAGAAGATCAATGTGCTGTATGCGCACAATGACGATATGGCGATTGGCGCGATCCAGGCGATCGAGGAAGCCGGCCTGAAACCGGGCAAGGATATCCTGGTGATTTCGATCGACGGTGTGAAGGGCGCATTCGAGGCCATGATCGCCGGTAAGCTGAACGTGACGGTGGAATGCAATCCGCTGCTCGGCCCTCAGCTGATGCAGATCGCCAAGGATGTCGTGGCCGGCAAGCCTGTGCCTAAACGCGTTGTGACGCAGGAAGGCGTGTTCCCGGCCGAAGTCGCGGCCAAGGAATTCCCGAACCGTAAATACTGA
- a CDS encoding glycoside hydrolase family 127 protein has translation MAAARTSDAQASRRRALKLAAGAAATVASSGALGAATSRGALTDGATSLFPLSAVRLGPSPFLEAQQTDLRYILSLDVDRLLAPFLREAGLPLKKPTYGNWESTGLDGHMGGHYLTALALMLAATGDKQIEQRLNYFVAELKRCQQANGNGYIGGIPGGAAAWQDIANGKLHADNFSVNGKWVPWYNLHKTYAGLRDAYLYADNADARTMLIALCDWTIGLTAQLNEEQMQSMLRSEHGGMNEVLADVYQITGQQKYMDLAIRFSHQAILRPLEEGKDQLTGLHANTQIPKVIGFKRIGDITGRRDWQRAAQFFWQTVHDHRTVAIGGNSVKEHFHDDKDYTSMLEEVEGPETCNTYNMLKLTELLFLGDAKGSYADYYERAVYNHILSSQRPDSGGFVYFTPMRPNHYRMYSQPQQAMWCCVGSGIESHAKYGEFIYAHRGDRLYVNLFIPSTLDWREQGVQIRQSNRFPDEDRSTITVKGNKTFTMKIRYPEWVEQGALRIAVNGKPVTVAVGADRYANVRRAWRDGDKVEIRLPMKTRLEQMPDKSAWYAVLYGPLVLAAKTNPFPGERLNYLADDSRMGHIASGPVCPLDQAPVLVSDNLAFADRFRPVPGRPLTFTAPGLVQAPQSGPTTFVPFFRVHDARYVVYWPYSTPGDLAERRAKAAEDEKERLALDAHTIDQVAPGEQQPESDHFFKAEGADAGVYKGKHWRHATGWFSYELTDRKGEARALRLTYSKLDAGRRFDILINDKLLAEVRLDASAAQELYSRDYAIAPGATEGGKLVVKFVARDGSVAGGLYGLRLLR, from the coding sequence ATGGCGGCCGCGCGCACGTCTGACGCGCAGGCCTCCCGCCGCCGCGCACTAAAACTGGCCGCCGGCGCGGCCGCCACCGTCGCGTCCAGCGGTGCGCTCGGTGCCGCCACGTCACGCGGTGCGCTCACCGACGGCGCGACCTCCCTGTTCCCGCTCAGCGCCGTGCGCCTAGGCCCCAGTCCCTTCCTGGAAGCTCAACAGACCGACCTGCGCTATATCCTCTCGCTTGACGTGGACCGCCTGCTGGCGCCATTCCTGCGCGAAGCCGGCCTTCCGTTAAAGAAGCCGACCTACGGCAACTGGGAATCCACCGGCCTCGATGGCCACATGGGCGGCCACTATCTGACCGCGCTGGCCCTGATGCTGGCTGCCACCGGCGACAAGCAAATCGAACAGCGCCTGAACTACTTCGTCGCTGAACTCAAGCGCTGCCAGCAAGCCAACGGCAACGGCTACATCGGCGGCATCCCCGGCGGCGCGGCCGCATGGCAGGACATCGCCAACGGCAAACTCCACGCCGACAATTTCTCGGTGAACGGCAAGTGGGTCCCGTGGTACAACCTGCACAAAACCTACGCCGGTCTGCGCGACGCCTACCTCTACGCCGACAACGCCGACGCCCGAACCATGCTGATTGCGCTGTGCGACTGGACCATCGGGCTGACCGCACAATTGAACGAAGAACAGATGCAATCCATGCTGCGCAGCGAGCATGGTGGCATGAACGAAGTACTGGCCGACGTCTATCAAATCACCGGCCAACAGAAATACATGGACCTGGCGATCCGCTTCTCCCACCAGGCCATCCTGCGCCCGCTTGAAGAAGGCAAGGACCAACTCACCGGCTTGCACGCCAACACGCAGATCCCGAAAGTCATCGGCTTCAAGCGCATCGGCGACATCACCGGCCGCCGCGACTGGCAACGCGCGGCGCAGTTCTTCTGGCAGACCGTGCACGATCACCGCACCGTCGCTATCGGCGGCAACAGCGTGAAAGAGCACTTCCACGACGATAAAGACTACACGTCCATGCTCGAAGAAGTGGAAGGCCCGGAAACCTGCAACACCTACAATATGCTCAAGCTCACCGAGCTGCTGTTCCTCGGTGACGCCAAAGGCAGCTACGCCGATTACTACGAGCGCGCGGTGTACAACCACATCCTGTCCTCGCAGCGGCCCGACAGCGGCGGCTTCGTGTACTTCACGCCGATGCGGCCCAACCACTACCGCATGTACTCGCAGCCGCAGCAGGCCATGTGGTGCTGCGTCGGCTCCGGCATCGAAAGCCACGCCAAATACGGTGAATTCATCTACGCGCATCGCGGCGACCGCCTGTACGTCAACCTGTTCATCCCGTCGACGCTGGATTGGCGCGAGCAGGGCGTGCAGATTCGCCAGTCCAACCGCTTCCCGGATGAAGACCGCAGCACTATCACCGTCAAGGGCAACAAGACCTTCACGATGAAGATCCGCTATCCGGAATGGGTGGAGCAGGGTGCTTTGCGCATCGCCGTCAACGGCAAGCCGGTGACTGTAGCCGTCGGTGCGGACCGCTATGCCAACGTGCGTCGTGCGTGGCGCGACGGCGACAAGGTGGAAATCCGTCTGCCGATGAAAACACGCCTGGAGCAGATGCCCGACAAGTCGGCCTGGTACGCCGTACTGTACGGCCCTCTGGTGCTGGCCGCTAAAACCAATCCATTCCCCGGCGAGCGCCTCAACTATCTTGCCGACGATAGCCGCATGGGCCACATCGCCAGCGGCCCTGTATGTCCGCTGGACCAGGCGCCGGTGCTGGTGAGCGACAACCTGGCCTTCGCCGACCGCTTCCGTCCCGTTCCCGGCCGTCCGCTGACGTTTACCGCGCCGGGACTGGTGCAGGCCCCGCAGAGCGGGCCGACCACCTTCGTGCCGTTCTTCCGTGTCCATGATGCGCGCTACGTCGTTTACTGGCCGTATTCGACGCCGGGCGATCTAGCCGAGCGCCGCGCCAAGGCGGCTGAAGATGAGAAGGAGCGCCTTGCGCTCGATGCGCATACCATCGACCAGGTGGCGCCGGGCGAGCAGCAGCCCGAGTCCGACCACTTCTTCAAGGCCGAAGGCGCGGACGCCGGCGTCTACAAGGGCAAGCACTGGCGCCACGCGACCGGATGGTTCAGCTACGAGCTGACCGACCGCAAAGGCGAGGCGCGCGCGCTGCGGCTGACATATTCAAAACTCGACGCCGGTCGCCGTTTCGATATCCTTATCAACGACAAGCTGCTGGCCGAAGTGCGCCTCGATGCCAGTGCCGCGCAGGAGCTTTACAGCCGCGATTACGCGATTGCGCCCGGCGCCACAGAGGGCGGCAAGCTGGTGGTCAAGTTCGTCGCGCGCGACGGCTCGGTCGCCGGCGGCTTGTACGGCCTCCGGCTGCTGCGTTGA
- a CDS encoding arabinan endo-1,5-alpha-L-arabinosidase, whose product MKYVLSMVALALAAAGSTAKEVSVHDPVMAKEGDTYYVFSTGPGITFYSSKDMKNWTTEGRVFKGQPVWAKQAAPTFDDHIWAPDIQFHNGRYYLYYSVSGFGKNTSGIGVTVNKTLNPRSADYRWEDKGMVLQSVPNRDDWNAIDPNVIEDSKGNAWMAFGSFWSGLKMVKLNKEWTGLAEPQEWHAIASRSNGAAGSGESAGVGEIEAPYIFKKGDYYYQFASFGLCCKKADSTYHLVVGRSKEVTGPYVDKNGVDMMKGGGSLLIAGDKDWKGLGHNSAYTFDGKDYLVLHAYETADKYLQKLKIMEMKFDDAGWPSVDQADLNKYRSNQLPAQ is encoded by the coding sequence ATGAAGTACGTTTTATCGATGGTGGCGCTTGCGCTAGCGGCTGCGGGTAGCACTGCCAAAGAAGTCAGTGTGCACGATCCGGTGATGGCCAAGGAAGGCGATACCTACTATGTGTTCAGCACAGGGCCGGGTATCACTTTCTACAGCTCGAAGGACATGAAGAACTGGACGACGGAGGGCCGCGTGTTCAAGGGCCAGCCGGTGTGGGCGAAGCAAGCCGCACCGACGTTTGACGACCATATCTGGGCGCCGGACATCCAGTTCCATAACGGCCGATACTATTTATATTACTCCGTGTCCGGATTCGGCAAGAACACCTCCGGCATCGGCGTCACCGTCAATAAAACGCTGAACCCGCGCTCTGCCGATTATCGTTGGGAGGACAAGGGCATGGTGCTGCAGTCCGTGCCTAATCGTGACGATTGGAACGCCATCGATCCGAACGTGATCGAAGACAGCAAGGGCAATGCCTGGATGGCGTTCGGCTCGTTCTGGAGCGGCTTGAAAATGGTCAAGTTGAACAAGGAATGGACCGGCCTGGCCGAGCCGCAGGAATGGCACGCCATCGCCAGCCGCAGCAACGGCGCGGCCGGCTCCGGCGAAAGCGCTGGTGTGGGCGAGATCGAGGCGCCTTACATTTTCAAGAAGGGCGACTACTACTATCAGTTTGCGTCCTTCGGCCTTTGCTGCAAGAAGGCTGACAGTACCTATCATCTGGTGGTCGGCCGCTCGAAGGAAGTGACCGGGCCATACGTGGACAAGAACGGCGTCGACATGATGAAGGGGGGCGGCTCGCTGCTCATCGCCGGCGACAAGGACTGGAAAGGCTTGGGCCACAACAGCGCCTACACCTTCGATGGCAAGGACTATCTGGTGCTGCACGCTTACGAAACCGCTGACAAGTATCTGCAAAAGCTGAAGATCATGGAAATGAAGTTTGACGACGCCGGCTGGCCGAGTGTCGACCAGGCGGACCTGAACAAGTACCGCAGCAACCAGCTGCCGGCGCAGTAA